The genome window CGGGGGCCATCGCAACGTAACCGGCCTTGGCGAGGCGGCGGGCAATGTCTTGGATGTGCAGCTGAAGGCCCTTGTTCTCGTGGATGACCAGCACGCCGGGCGCGTTGCCGCCGCCAGCCGGACGGGCCAAGTACGCCAGATTGGTAAAGCCGTTGGCTTCGTAGGTCACCGGCTTTACCACGATGGACGGGTCTTGCGGATCCACCATGCCCGCGCCGCTGGCCTGATCCGGCTGCGGGGGCGCGGCTTGGGCCTGAGCCAGTTCGGCGGCGCTCACGCCCGCGATGCCCAGCGAGGTCAGCAGCGTTCTGGCTCCCAGCGCTCCGCCGCCCAGCAAGGTCATCCGGCGCAAGAACTCGCGGCGCTCCATTTCGCCCTCGCGGTAATCTTCGGCGAACTCCTCAACCACGTAGCGGAACAAATCCTGACGATCATCGGGCATAGCGGCTCCTTTGAATGGGGTTCAAGTTCACTTTGCCCGAAGCAAGCGCCGGAGTGTGTAGGGTGGGCAACGGTAAAAATTTGGACCTGATGCCCGACAATACCTGCATGAACACCACCCTGACCGCCGTTCCCGACTTCCGCGTGGGCCACTGGACAGACCCAGTCGGCCAAACCGGCTGCACCGTGATTTTGCCGCCGAGTGAGGGCGCGGTGGCTTCGGCCAGCTTCCTTGGCCCCAGCCCTGCCACCCGCGAGGGCGTGCTGCTCTCGCCCGAAAAGAAAGTGGAGCGCATTCACGGCCTGCTGCTGACCGGCGGCAGCGCCTTTGGCCTCGCGGCAGCGGGCGGGGTGGTGCGCTGGCTGGAGGAGCAGGGCGTGGGCCACCCCACCCCGTTTGCCCGCGTGCCGATCGTGCCCGCCGCCGTGATTTACGACCTCGGCGCGGGCGACCCTAAGGCGCGGCCCGATGAAGCGGCGGGCTACTTTGCCGCCCAGACTGCCAGCTCGGCAGCCGTGCCGCGTGGGCGCATTGGGGCCGGAACCGGGGCCAGCATCGGCAAGTATCTGGGGCCAACTCGGGCGGCAGCGGGCGGGCTGGGCAGCGTTTATCTGTCGCGGCACGGGGTCAGCGTGGGAGCGCTGGCGGTGGTCAATCCGATTGGCGACGTGTACAGCCCAGCGGGAGAGCTGTTGGCCGGGCCGGGGGTGGGGCCGGGCGCGGCGGCTTTTACACCCGGCGACGTCGAAAACACCACCCTGCTGGTGATCGTTACCCAGCACTCGCTCACCAAAAACGACGCCCGGCGCTTGGCGGACGCGGCTCAAGCAGCTCTGGCCCGCGTGATTCGCCCCAGCCACACTTACTGGGACGGAGACAGCGCTTTCGTGCTGAGCAGCGCGGCCCTACCCGCCGCCGATCCCTTGCTGCTCGGCACGCTGGTGCAGGAAGCGGCGGCGCTGGCTGTCGCCGACGCGGTGCTGTCGCAGCGGGAATAAGCGCAGCGCGGCGGCTGTTGGCCCTCAGACGGCAGCGTTTTCACGTCTGTACTCAGTGCAAAGTCGGGGCTCTGGCTGTCCATTACGCGCCGTGTGGCCGCTGAAGGCTGGCTTGGCGGGTTTTTCTCATCAAACCTGAGTGCTGCTGACCGTTCACCGCACTTCATTCGCCCCTCACACGCTGAACTACACTGGCCCAGATGAACCGCCTTCAGTCCACCGATATCGTTTCGCTGAGAATGTTTCATTGCCGCGCCGCCAGCGCCGTGCAGGGCGCTCAGTATCACTTGGCGGTGATGCACTACCGCACCTGCTTAGAATCCGCCGAGCGGCGCGAAGACGCTCAGGCCATGCGCTTTTTTGCGCTCAAGCTCTCGGAGTGTTATGCCCAGATGGGCCTGCGCGACAAAGCATTGCAGTTCCGTTCACTGGCCGAAGACAGCAGCGAGCAGATGGGCGGCCTGATCGGCTGAGGCGGCCATGTTCAGCGTTGGAGCCTTTCAGCGCCGAAGGAAACCGCGCACCTGCGCCACCCGCTCCGTCAAACTTCCTCTGAGTGACTGATACCGAATGCCCCGCGTTTCTAAGTCTTGCCGAATGAACGCCTGCTGGACGCCGCGAACTTCAGTGTTGCTGCGCCAGCCGTCTTGCTCGTGCGCCAAGTCGTCGGCACATAAAAAAGTGTGAGCGTAACGGCGCTTGGCATCGTCGGCCAGCGCGTGCAGTTCGGGGAGGGCGGCGCGGCACAGCAGGTACGACCACATCAGGGTGGTGGCGGCGGTGGTGTCCACAAACAGGGAGCGGTTCAGGCCCGGCGTGCGGGCAGCTTCTTCCTCTAAAGCACGGTGGCCGAGG of Deinococcus detaillensis contains these proteins:
- a CDS encoding P1 family peptidase; this encodes MNTTLTAVPDFRVGHWTDPVGQTGCTVILPPSEGAVASASFLGPSPATREGVLLSPEKKVERIHGLLLTGGSAFGLAAAGGVVRWLEEQGVGHPTPFARVPIVPAAVIYDLGAGDPKARPDEAAGYFAAQTASSAAVPRGRIGAGTGASIGKYLGPTRAAAGGLGSVYLSRHGVSVGALAVVNPIGDVYSPAGELLAGPGVGPGAAAFTPGDVENTTLLVIVTQHSLTKNDARRLADAAQAALARVIRPSHTYWDGDSAFVLSSAALPAADPLLLGTLVQEAAALAVADAVLSQRE